TTCTCTATTTGTTGGAATCTACAGTAATATGAATCCTTGTTAGCATATATACTACATAAATTTAAGACTATTATTGTGGGctaatgtgtttcttttcataaGTCAACCTGTATAAATTAGCCAAATTTCCTTTAGAGCTTTGTGCTAACTTTCAGAGTAATTTTATCTTGCTAATTTATTCTTAGAATTTTAAAGCTGGCCAAAGATTATCAAATACgtcagaattttaagaaaaatcccTCCCTTGTAACACTCTGCTCATGAAAGGCACTCGACCTTCACCAGAACATTTGATGAAAATGGCTTTCAGTGACCTACACAACTCAAGAATACAGCAAGACCTGTTCATTAGACCATATTCCGTCCTGCAAAAGGCCCATGCAAGCCTGCATCTTCCAGTTTCTTTTGGCTTCCTTTTTGAATGAAAAGGACGTATCTACATGTTACTAATATTACCACATActattacttaatttctcttgaCCTCCTCTCATAGGTAATAATTAGAAAAGTTGGATTGAGATTATGAAGAGTCTCGAATGTTGGATTTCGTTCTGTAAACAACAGAAGCTATTAAAAGTTATTTCCCCCCTTATCCGTCTCGACGCCCGCTTTCCCGGTCCCATGGGAAAAGGTGTGAGAGCTATACTAATGAAGGTGAAAAAGAGCTTTTGATCAATTTTTAAACTTCCTGTCCGTTAGAACATCACAGCTGGTTAGAAATCATCATAGTACCTAGATAATTCTAACAATATAAGACATGTATCAGTAGGTGTTTTATGAACACATGCAGAGTTAACTGGCAGATTCTGGTCTGTGAAGTGACATTGGCTTCCACTTCACTAAATAAGTTATTCCTAGGTCAGGGAGCAGAATAAGCATGTACTGCCAGACCTCTCACATTGTCTCATTAATGgacaaaaatgtgttttcctcGTTCTTGTTTCCTCAGGACCTAACATTATGTTACAATAGGCACTAAACAGACGCCTAAAAGGCAATTATATCTAAAGTATTTGTCTACAAATCTGATATattgttcagaaaaaaacaacagaactgaATTTCAAAGTGGCCTACAAAAGCAGTTAATCAAAACTCAGCTGGAATGGCAATTTTGAAGGGGCATAAACAGTCACTATGTTTAAAATTTGACTTGTCATATTCCTCCATAACCCATTTCTCACTGTGTAATCTCCGTTTCCTTAATGGCACTaccattttccctctctttcaaatttgaaatgtagtcatcttaaaaaaaaaaaaaaaagtcatatttgaTTCCTCTTCCTCACATGCAGTTTTTTGCTAAATCCTACTCTCCCAAACACTAATAATCCTCACTGATTCTATTACCACTACTCTTGTCCAGAATTACTTCTCTCTTGGACTACTTTTATGGGCCCCTGACCTCTCCAGGCATCCTCTCTATCTGCTAATTCAGGTTACACATGCATAGCCGCCAGTTTCATTTTCCTAAAAACCAAGGCTCTGATCTTGTCACTCTTTTACTCCACAACTTAATAGGTTCCTACTGTGTTCCAAATAAAGCTCCAACTCCTAAGTGTGCATACAATACATCCATATCCATATCCTGCATCATTCCATTATCGGCCCATTTTACTCACCACCCCCGTTGTCAcatcaaattcattttttctgatAACTGCACTTGCATTTAAGCTTTCCCCCATTATGTTCCTTATGCCATGCTACCCTCCTCCCTGGTCCCTTAAAAGACATCCCCAACAGCACTGGTTTTCATCTAGGGGTTTGCCCCTAggggcatttggcaatgtttggaggggacatttggcaatgtttggagacagCAGGAGTTGGAGGCTAAGGATGCTGTTAAACtccctacaatgcacaggacagccccccacaacaaaaaattatctgactaaaaatgtcaacagtgctgaagTTAAGAAACCCTGCCCAGCAGATTATTCCCTTATCCTGGCATATAAAAGTAATGTCTCTGTTCTCTAAAAATTCCCAATGTAACGTGATGTATTTATCCAGCGTTGCATTATTGCTAAATCTTACACCCCTTATTCTCCTCCCCTCTATGCTCATGATGCTTTTATTCAAAgattatttactgagcatctgttaTGTCTATTAGATGGCAGTCCCAGATGGTAAGCACAAGCACAGGTACCATATCCCAATTATTTCCAGATACCCTATGATGTCTTGCATGCCGAAGGTCTGCAATAAGAATTTGCTGAAAGAGGGCAactctctctgtgcttcattttgtACCTAAAAACTCAACAATGATATTGTTGTACAGGAATGATATTAATGTACAGGAAGAAAGAGGTTACATACATCTATTGACATCTACTAAAATTCAAAATGGCCATTTCTACGTTTCtcactaaaaatgaaattaagagaggggcacctgggtggctcagtcgttaagcgtctgccttcggctcgggtcatgatcccagggtcctgggatcgagcccagcatctggctccctgcttggcgggaagcctgcttctccctctgccactcccccgcttgcgttccctctctgtcaaatgaataaataaaatctttaaaaaaagaaaataaattaaaaaaataaaaaataaaaatgaattaacagGGAGTCATGAACCCACTTAACAAGTtgtcagttaaaaatatttcataataggggcacctgggtgcctcagtcgttaagcatctgccttcagctcaggtcatgatcccagagtcctaggactgagccctgcattgggctccctgcctggcgggaagcctgcttctccctcccccacgccccctgcttgtgttccctctctcactgtgtctctgtcaagtaaataaataaaatctttaaaaaaattttttttcataataatcaATTAAACCTCTAACAATTAAAATCAACATTAAATAACTTAATAGCCTGAAAAAGACTTTCATAAACTATTCTAGTATGCCATAAAATATGCTTAGCTATGTATATTACCTTATATTGGTacaataattttagtttttccaaTAATATATCTTAGCCTtttcctgaaaaaataaataactgctgGAGAATATCTTTTAAACAGTGGGTAAGAGCCAATATAGTCCAGGTGCTcaattaatttaatgaaaaccCTTCCTCCCCTCAAATTTCATACATTTGTCtacatctgaaaataaaagagaaataaagatgatCTCTAAGGCCAAATGGGGAAGTAATGTGAAAATGTACTATAAACGATTAGGCCTCCAGCAAATACCACCATTCCTCAGTATAACACAAAGGGAAGTACATAGACTTAACAAGCAGAATGGGATTGGAATTTCTGCTTAGTAGCTGTGTAGTTCTGTGAGAATTAACTTACACTTCTAAGcacaatcaaaaatgaaaataatgccaAGGTTATTGTGAGACTTAAAGGCTAACATCTACTAAATAcctagaaggggcgcctgggtggctcagtcattaagtgcctgccttcggctcaggtcatggtcccagggtcctgggatggagccccacatcgggctccttgctccgcgggaagcctgcttctccctctcccactccccctgcttgtgttccctctctcgctgtctctctctgtcaaataaataaaaaaaaaatctttaaaaaaaaaaatgcctagaaGACAAAAAGCTACTATAGTTttaacattcattcaacaaatcacTCCCTGGCTGAAATCCCTCCAACTACCACAGTAATCAGAAGAACTCAAAACTCCACATGTAAACATACAAAATCCTTCAGgatctggcttctctctctctctgacctaaTCTCCCACTCTTGAACTTGCTCAATGCGCTCTAGACATCCTTGTAGCCCCGAAACAAGCCAAGCACTTTCCATCTCTGCCCTCTGCTTATTATACAGATCTCTGCACTGCCCACTCAATAGTCAGATCTTGGTTCAAAGCTCCCAAGCCCTCTTGACCACCCGAAGTCATTACTCAATGCCCTTACTGCCCACTTTCTACCCCATTATCTTGTTTTATATTGCTTTTTCCTGCACTGAAATTGGtaacttcaatttcttttcccTTAGTATGTAAACTTGAAGGATAGGACTTTTGTCTTTTCAACCCTCTATCTCCCAGACCTAGCTCCAAGGCCAGGCTAAGGCAGGCGAGTGGGACACCATCACTGAGGCGCAAAACTTTAGGGGATGCCCAAATTTCAGTAATCCAGAAAGATACTAATTTAAAGCAACATTCTAAAAGATGAAAAGTAATGCAGAACACCATGATGAATTCATTATCACAATTCTGCACAAAGCGGATCCACCCAGCGCTTGCAGAACTCACCCCATCTCAGCCCTGCCTCACCGGGACTTGCCACCAATTTAACTCAACACTTAGCCGTAAGTCAAGTATTAACTGTCCCTAAGGCTGCAGAAAAGCAAGAGGGAGAGCCGCAAAGACGGAGATTGGGCTTTTTGGAGCTTACACCCCGTGGCTGCACTGGGCTGTGGCCAAAAAGCTGAATGCAAGGAATGTACTCTCACCACTTAAGTGCATACTCTGAAAAGTTCAGCATGACTAATAATATGGTGCCAGTTGTCATCGAAGACTTAATAAATACTTCGACCCATTCCCCTGCCATCACTAAAAAAATCATTCCCTTGCCTTGAGGCCTCCAGCCCTAGGGTGTGGGAACCGGAACTCTTACGGCAGGAcgttttataaatttattttgttgcaGGACTACTGTCTCTTGCGCTTGGACCTTGAAGtaaataaaaacccagaaaagCGTAGATACAAATTTAATAAACTTAACGTCCGTATAAAGCAGTGGTGACTGGAGAACTGTggttgaaaatacaaataaatatgcttACAAGAAGTGACTCCCGCCATCACCCCCGCGGGAAGGCCCTTGGGAAACGCAGCCCCAGGTCTGCAGCCGTACCAGCCGCTAGACCCGCCATACGCGCAGGAAGCCACGCTCATCCACCCACCGCAACCCGCTCCTTTGCCCGAGAGAAACGCAGGGGTCCCCAGCGCGCAAGCGCCACCCCGCCAACTCTGAAGCCACGGCCCGCCACAGACGCCTGCGCAAACGcagagggcagaaggaggggcgaaacggagagggagagaggagcgcGCCTAAATCCTAGAGAGGCGGGCTAAgaagggctggggggtgggctcGTCTTCCGGAAAGTTTGGATTCCCGGACGATCGGAGTCGCCGCTCACCAAACACCCGCTTGTGTGCTGATCGAAGAAAGTCGGCTACCCTTTGTACCCACTGGAGATCTTCAGACAGAAGCCGGAGCTGCCTTCAGGATGAAATTAGGACTTGCAGGACACCTCTTCCCAAGACGGAAGGAAGCTTGGCGGGTTCACGCATGCGTGGTAGGCTACCTCCACGTGCGGCCTGGCCGCGGCCTCCCCGCGCTGGGAGGCCTCGCCCCTAGGCCCGCCCCCTCTCTCTGCATCTTTCCGGACGCGCGGGGccggggagaaggagggaggttGGGCCTCACAGCTCGGCCCCGCCCCGGCAGCCTCCAATTGGGCGTGGGTGAGGACGCCCCCCTCCCGCCGCCTTCCTATTGGGGCGCGCGTGCGAGCCACGCACCCCATTGGGTCGTACGGATTTGGGCACCAAattcaaagattttaaaagtacCAGCTGGCGCCTTTTgggagatacaggtctgtgaatcGGACGACCGGGTCCTCTGCTGTGGTGGCTGTTTCCTCACCTGAGGCGGACCCCCACTTCCACCGGCATGAGCCAGCGCGCTTGCCTCTGCTCCCCACGGCCCCCCTCCAGCTCCTGCCGCTGCAGCGCCCTGACAGCCGCCGGGCGCCCTCGCCCCTCAGACGgtgagtgaggaggagagggtgCGGGGAGCACGCGTTCCAGGAAGGGGTGCGGGGTTGGGGAGCAGCTACGACCGAGCCCGACCCCCTCCCGAGTCCGGGCGTGCGCCCCACGCCGGGCCGGGCCGAGCGGGCGTCGGCGGCGGTTCCTGGGGTAGGGGGGGAAAGAAggctggggctcagggaggggaggCCATGGGTGCGAGGCGAGTGGCGGGCCCGGGTCCCTCCCTCCACGCGGAACCTGGACGCCAGCTCCGAAGGAGGTGACGGTGTCGGCCTTTCAGGGCGCCCTTCTCCCCTTTCAGGATCTACCTCTCCTTGTCGCCACCCCGCTTGAAGAGGCGCCaaatgccccctcccctcccccaccttgggGCCTGGGCTCTGACAGGGCTCGCGAGCCGCCGGCCCCCGGGGTCTGGCCAGGTGCCTGAGCCCCACTCCCTGCGCCCCTTTGCCGTATTTACCCCGCACCCGCAGGTCCGCCGGCAATTTCCCCGGGTTTTCGCCGCCTCACTCTTGCTGGCGGGCGCGGGAGATCCTGCTGGCTTATCTCCCGCCTCCTCCACCCGGCCCGCGCCCTAAGGGGCCACCTCTTCGACCCCTTAGGATTTCCATGGTCTTACCCCTACCCACTCCCGCCAAGTGGAGGGACCCCCTCATCGGGCCAAGCTGTACAAGGAGGTccaaacaaaaacattcttttttttaaaccccccctctccatttttccctttgcCCAGTAACTCGTTTTCAAGGCCTGGGGTCAAAAGGAGgaaggctgggggcggggggcgggtggaAGCACTTTTTAATACAAAACGATGAACTTGCCCTTATGTAAGCTGATTTTCTGAGaattgaagaattattttttttcctgcgcTCCTGAAGAACTAGGTAGTCCTTTATTCCCAAACTCGGTTAGCGTGGAAGGCACTCAAATGGATATTTTTATCCTCTTTGTTGCTATCTGAAAAGAGAtccaaatgcatttattttgcCTCGGAAAgcaccaaaaatttttttttttaattagcgaTTCGATTTTGTGATATTTGGCAGTCACTGAAAGATGCTCCTTTCATTAGAAAAGGAGTCTAGAAAACtcgaggaaaaaataattttaacaggtTAAATCTATTTCTAGATGATCCTCAGTCAGAAGCCTCCCCATGAAGTTCTGAAGGTTGATGGTTTTAAGAAGtagtattttgattatttaatcCAGTCGTCTGGTATTACCACCTTGCTCCTCAGAATATTTGCTATCTCAATGaattttgttcccattttacaaatttgAGAAAATGAGATTAAAAGTTTATTGCCTCCAAGTATTTTTGAAGGCGGGCTTTCCTAAAATTTCTCTTAGAGATGGCTGATTTGCAGTTTATGGCTGCAAGCCTTGGGGGTCTCAGACTTTTAAGGAATAGCCATGCCTAACATTGGGCACATGGTGATAATCTTATAGTAGGTATTGCAGATTGTAGAACTTAGTCATTTAACATTGGGAtagttataaacatttttaagcctTGTAACCTATTTAACTACGGGTATTTTAATATGGAGTGTTTGCTCTGACTTGGAAAGTTAAATGGAAGTCCAACTTGGTACAGTTAACTCTAATACCACCTTTTCATGATTGGACAGTGTGTTggtaaatgagatttttaaaatgcagcatGTTGAATCTTCACCCTACAACATGAGGTAGATATtagtatctccattttaaagaaaaaatgaactaacTGAATATTTTATGTCACAAAGCTAGTCAAACGactaagcaaatatttttacttgAAGTTGGATCTGATTCCTAGAAAAAGTGTATAATCTGGAATACAGTGTGGGATGTATTTTGCTACTTTTAAGATGTTTGTGATTTGCAATAAAAGCATTATGAAAGGATTTggtttaaaaatgtgataaaaataccATATGTGATGGGACTCTGCCGTACATTTAGTCCAGTTTTATGTTCTTAACCCCATTTtggagatgagaaaacagactttaaaagttAACTGCCTCAGTTTTTCCTGACTCAGCAAATAACACTTTATACCTTAGATGCTGAAGACTTAAACCCCagggtatttttttcatttcactttctctCATTCAGCATCCAGAGCATCAGCAGGTTCTGTTGACTCTCCTAAGTAGATCTCAGATCCACCCAATTATCTTCCATTTCCACTGCAGTCATCCTGGTATCAGTTACCCAGTCTCTGGACGCCTGTGATACACACTACTAACTAGTCTTCCTCTTTCCACTTGTACCTTCCTACAGTCCATTCTCTACAGTTGCCAATgatcttttgaaaatgtaaacCGGATATCTCAACTCAACCCCTCAAGGCTCTTTATTACACAGTGAATAAATCCATCATACCCTGAAATTCTACAGACCATTCTACCTCTccaattttaaagtatattacataattaaaaaataataataaagtatgttacataatttcacattttaaaactaaacCTACAACCAGGATCCAGATTTTGGaaccaataaaaggaaccagagttCTTGGAGAAATAAGTAATTCTAGGGCTGGAACaggaaaaatacaagatgagcctagagcatcttttcatgccagaaagtaagaaatgctccaaaaacaaaataatggaagTATTTCAAGTGGACATGAACTTAACAGTGGTGAAAGCTGAAACAATTTGATCAGCAACATTAATAAGGcaatattggattataacccaaagtctGTGAATCTATACTTGTCtacttttttatatacttttatctCACTTTCCAAGTGAGGTAGTGGAATGAACACTGAATTTATAGTCAATAAGGGTAATCTGTCTCTCTTAACTACGTGTCAAAAtgtgggcaagctacttaactgagcttcagtgtcctcatttgtaaaaagaagGTAATAATACCTCTTCATCCTACATCAGAAGGTTGTGAGCAAGTGTTTGAAAACAAATTGGAATTGTAAACTTCTAAACAATTATAAGATGTTTGAATCATCATTAAGTCTAAGTTTTAAAGAGCTGTTCATATTCAAAGTGTGGTGTTGAATGAAAGGGTTCTACAACAAACATAGTTTCCCAGTAACTGGGTtctaaaaatgagcagaagaggggcgactaggtggctcagtcagttaaagcgcctgcctgcggctcaggtcatgatcacagggtcctggatcaagccccaccttgggctccctgctcagctgggagcctccttctcctactgctgcctgccgctcctcccacttgtgttctctccctctctctctctcaaataaagaagtaaaatctttaaaaaaaaaaaaaaaaaaaggagcagaggaagaaggccTTTGAAAAGAATTAAGTTTCTGAAGTACAGTTTCAGGCCTCTTCCCTTTAGGCAACTAAACAGTAAAATATGTCTTTGTAGGTAGCTTCTACTTTTTTATCCTCAAATAGAATGTGGCTGTATGTAAGTTGTACTTAATTCTTgaggcaaaaattaaaacaatctctTGGAATTTTTTAATCTCCTGGGTGGAAGAGAACCACTCAGAATAATTTGTTCTAGAATTATGGTTAATGTTGGTGTTAGAAAATGTATATTCCTTATTTGCTTTTTATGTCCTTGAACTTAGTTTGAAACTAGTTTTTAGGACTACTCCAAGGTTTAATGGAGTCCTGGAGCATATACTCTGTCTTTTGCTGTGTTAAACATTGGGAATTTAAAGAGACTACCTACCTACAGAAGTCCTTTTAGTACTTAAAGGTTTTGCtctaaataaaaactgtaaaattaaCATGGACACAGATTACCAATACTTAGTACAGACTAACCACACTGACTGGTACATACACTGACAGGATAAATTGTTAACTACCTATGATTGGCTTGCAGGGGGAATAGTAGGTATGGAAGACATTTGAAGCATCTGCAGTTCATATACTCTGCCTTCAGTAATACTAAGTAATTTTCCTGAACCCATCTACTATATTCCTTCTCAGAATTGTGCTTTTGCTCAAGTTAACCTTCAGTGAATGCTTTTTCCAACCTCTACTTCCTGACAAAATCCTAGTCATCctttaaagcagtggttctcaactgaggAATGGCAGAGATTTTGACACCACTGCCTCCCCAACCCATCATTTGTCAATGACTGGTGActggagacattttttattgTGCTTCAGGCGGTAGGGGTTGCTAATGACATCAAATGGGTAAAGCCTGCTGAACATCCTAAAATGCCCAGAACAGcccccaacaacaaagaattGTCCAGTCTAAAATGTTAGTAATGCAGAGATTGAGAAACATGgctgtaatatatttttaagtgctgCCTGTTAATTGTAGCTTGACTGATTTCTTTAGGCCATGGGGGTGGTGATACAATCCTAATAAACAAGTCTTTGGCTTTTTTAAGCTTAAATTTGAATTCTGTGAAGTGTGAATTCTAATGAATAATAACCAGAAATAACTGCATGGTTTGCTAATAGTATCATTATTATTGGTTCTTCCCTTTTATGCTACTTATCATAAATAGCAAGTACATTATCTTCTCTAGTTATTTAAAACAACTGAACAGTAATGCACACTTGCTGCCCAACCACCCTCACATTCTTGTATCTTATACTGATTATAGTATTGTTCTTATTTACGAAATCTTCTGATTGGTACCTGAACTATTAATTCCTCTGGCTCTTTGGTTAATTAGTCATGAGAAATCTTCGTTCAGTAATTGAAGATCTCAGAGTTTCTATTTCTAGCACGTAATAGAGGAGATAAAGGGAGATGTCCCTCTGCTTGAGTTCACTATCCAGCAGAGTAGACAAACACCTTAGTTATATCAGACTCACCCATACCACTGATCCAGATAAAACTTAGAAAGTTGTGGGGGTTCAGGTAGATTTTAACTGATCGGTGTTTAAATTTACTGACTTTGAGTTCTTTCTCTAAGCTTACTTACAGATTTCTTGATTAATTATTGTAAGGCTTATAATAAACGGCTAATGTCTAAATCTTAAACATTTATTACTTTAAGGATTTCTCTGACTCCAGACCCCACTGAATGCAtcacatttccttatttgttcCATAAGTACAGATAGGTGTTAAATAGTAcctttttccaatattttttactCAATCATCTGGAGACTCTAAAAGTCAAATGTTACAATTATGCACTAAAAGCAATCTTTTGTTAAGAATAAGatgtactgggcgcctgggtggctcagttggttaaggactgccttcggctcaggtcatgatcctggagtcccggcatcaagtcccacatcgggctccctgctcagcagggagtctgcttctccctctgaccctccccccctcgtgtgctctctctctctcactctctctctcaaataaataaaatcttaaaaaaaaaaaaagaataagaggtactggggtgcctgggtggctcagttgttaagcatctgccttctgctcaggtcatgatcccagggtcctgggatcgagccccacatcaggctccctgctctgtgggaggcctgcttctccctctccctctcccccgcttgtgttccctctccgctcgctctctgtcaaataaataaataaaatcttaaaagaataagatGTATGTACTTAACTAAGATTTAAGTACTATTTCCTCATTGTCACATCTCAGTAAATAAACTTGAATAATTTCATAGCTACATAGGTAATACATAATACTGAGAGAATGGAAAGTAATTTTATCTCTGTATATCCCAATTTAAGAAGTAGAGATGTATGAAAATTTTGTCATTAAGTaaatggttttttgttgttttgtaggttgtaaagaagaaaattctactCTTTCTGTCAAAATGAAATGTGATTTTAACTATGACCATATTCATTCTGGACTTAAATTGGTAAAGCCTGATGACACTGGAAGACTAGGTTCCTGTCCTGCATATTTGGAAAGTTCTTATGAAGACTGTATTAAGGACTATGTAAGGTTATCAGATATTGGGTCACCAATTGTGAGCCCCAGGATTGTAGAACttgaaactgaaaatgaaaacaagcccTTCCATAACAAAGAAAATCAACATGTGCAACAAATACTTAATAGTTCAAATGAAATAGAAGAACTAGAGACCAGTAGACCTTATGAAGACAGTGGctattcttcattttctcagcAAAGTGGCTTCAATGAACATGAAGAGGGTAGCCTTCCCTTGGAAAATTTCAGTGACAGTCCACAATCCTGCCTACAGATGCAAAGCCCAGACCAATATCCCAGCAAAAACTTGCTGCCGGctcttcattttgcaaaaatggtttgttcaacattaaaaaagaatgccaAGCAAAATCCTAAAATAGATGGggagaaactaaaggaatttatatccagtgaaaattttaaactacaGAATATAATTGGCAGGAAGATGGGCCTAGAATGTGTAGATATTCTCAGTGAACTCTTTCGAAGGGGACTCAGACATCtcttagcaaatattttaacACAGCTCAATGATATGGACTTAATCAAGTAAGTATGATTACTTTTGAGTGTTAGTATAATCCATTGAACATTTTTGTTGGATGACTTGGGACTACCAACTCATACAAAGACACAAAATAGGGTAGTCTTTTTGCATTGTTTAATTGAGGTAATGACTGCCTGATGGCTGGTATCTGACCATTTATATGCCACTAAGatgaaagaaagataattttttaagtaaacatttaaTCCAGTTATTTCACATTTCATATTTATGCAATATTAGGAAACTGTTTTTGTTAAATTgggatttttgttccttttctgaaaatttctaaaatataagaaattttcaGCTATATCATACATGCTTAACTATGAAACAACATCCTAGTTCTGGTATATAGGACCAGTAGGGTTTATGACTGAAAGTAAGAAATAGTTGCTGATGTTTGTAGGCCATTTTTAATGTAGGCTCTCCTTGGTTTGACTGAAAATATGGAAACCCACAAATGATCTGATTTTGACTATTTCTTAGAAACCTTATCATTCCTCATTCCACCAAAGATCAGTTAGGATGAAGTAACAGAATTAAGTTAATTATACAGACCACTGGATTAGAGCCTGATCAATCAGATtcattttttagctttttgaaaaaaaatttagaggtACTCTGCGAGTGTTACTTTACACTGGTCTTTACGAAATATagctaaagcaaaacaaaagtgaGTATGGATTTTTATTGTTGGCTAGCTTCTTGGGGGATGATTGACATCTAGgttgtacttcttttgttaacAATGCGTTTTTGAAATTGATGTCTACTGATAGCAGTGTGTCCTACAGTACTTTGAAATTTGGCTACAACTTTTATTGATATTGAACAGCTAACATGGTGTCGTATGTACAATGGGGGCTACTTATTTGGTGTTTGCAGATGTTGTGAAAAAATGAAGTACAAAGCAATGGTTCTTAAGCCTGAATGCTCTTAGAA
Above is a window of Zalophus californianus isolate mZalCal1 chromosome 7, mZalCal1.pri.v2, whole genome shotgun sequence DNA encoding:
- the FBXO5 gene encoding F-box only protein 5; translation: MSQRACLCSPRPPSSSCRCSALTAAGRPRPSDGCKEENSTLSVKMKCDFNYDHIHSGLKLVKPDDTGRLGSCPAYLESSYEDCIKDYVRLSDIGSPIVSPRIVELETENENKPFHNKENQHVQQILNSSNEIEELETSRPYEDSGYSSFSQQSGFNEHEEGSLPLENFSDSPQSCLQMQSPDQYPSKNLLPALHFAKMVCSTLKKNAKQNPKIDGEKLKEFISSENFKLQNIIGRKMGLECVDILSELFRRGLRHLLANILTQLNDMDLINMSKVSTTWKKILEDDKGAFQLYNKAIQRVTEKNIKLSPHASTREYVMFRTALASVQKSAAQTYTQKGAQTKLSDPGDQKGSTYSRHNEFSEVAKTLKGNESLKACIRCNSPAKYDCYLQRAICKREGCGFDYCTRCLCNYHTTKECSNSKPLKASYKIGPLPGTKKSKKNLRRL